A genomic segment from Leptospira congkakensis encodes:
- a CDS encoding TetR/AcrR family transcriptional regulator: protein MAVSKKKISLKKPKPVGRPSKENGMNVREALIQAGVELLENTSLEDISLRKVAAKAGVSHVASYHHFENKNALFSAIAEIGFQKYFETYQKELEKTDQDFKGRYRALGWTYFQFIMANRQFARIMFGGMGVDLKNHPTLSGVSRRTYRQLHEIIRMGQRLGFLEQGKTREKTLASWAMIHGIAMLFLEGRLQMKNDPKEMENFIQTVTEYAYIGMK, encoded by the coding sequence ATGGCGGTTTCAAAAAAAAAAATTAGTCTCAAAAAACCAAAACCGGTAGGCCGCCCTTCCAAAGAAAATGGAATGAATGTTCGTGAGGCTCTCATCCAAGCAGGAGTAGAACTACTCGAAAATACTTCTTTGGAAGATATTTCCCTCCGCAAAGTGGCGGCAAAAGCTGGGGTGAGCCATGTCGCCAGTTACCATCACTTTGAAAACAAAAATGCTCTCTTTTCTGCGATTGCGGAAATTGGTTTTCAAAAGTATTTCGAAACTTACCAAAAAGAATTAGAAAAAACAGACCAAGACTTCAAAGGAAGATACCGTGCTCTAGGATGGACTTATTTTCAATTCATCATGGCCAACAGACAATTCGCAAGGATTATGTTTGGTGGGATGGGTGTGGACCTTAAAAACCATCCGACACTTTCTGGTGTATCAAGAAGGACCTATCGTCAGTTACATGAAATCATTCGAATGGGCCAAAGACTCGGATTTTTGGAACAGGGAAAAACGAGAGAAAAAACATTAGCTTCTTGGGCCATGATCCACGGGATTGCGATGTTGTTTTTAGAAGGTCGCTTACAGATGAAAAACGATCCAAAAGAGATGGAA